The Mangrovimonas cancribranchiae nucleotide sequence TTTCAACACCTTAATTCAATTAAGCAAATGAATATTTTAGACCAAATTGTTACCGACAAACGTCAGGAGATTGCTTTAAAAAAGGCTCTAATTCCCGTATCTCAACTCGAACAATCGGTGTTGTTTGAACGCAATACCACCTCATTAAGTAAACGATTAAAAAACAGTCATTCGGGCATTATTGCCGAACACAAAAGGCGTTCGCCTTCAAAATCGGTCATCAACCAATCATTAAATGTGCAAGCGGTTGCGAAAGGTTATGAAAATGCTGGTGTTTGCGGGATGTCCGTGCTTACCGACGGTAAGTATTTTGGCGGATCTCTGGACGATTTAACACTCGTAAGAGCTAGTTGCAACCTACCACTTTTAAGAAAAGAATTCATTATTGATGAATATCAAATTTTAGAAGCCAAAGCTTATGGTGCCGATGCCATTTTACTTATAGCAGCCATATTAACACGTGATGAGATTAAGCAATTTTCAGAAATTGCCAAACAATTAAGCTTGGAAGTACTTCTGGAAATTCACAATGAAGAGGAACTCAATAAATCCATAATGCCAAGTTTGGATATGCTAGGTGTAAACAATAGAAATCTTAAAACTTTTGAAGTGAATTTGGAAACTAGTAAAACCCTGAGCGCTCAAATCCCCAATGATTTTGTGAAAGTTTCTGAAAGCGGTATTAGTTCTGTCAAAGCCATTAAAACGCTTAAACCATTTGGTTATAAAGGGTTTTTAATTGGTGAAAATTTTATGAAAACCGATAACCCTGGTAACAGCGCAGTACAATTTATAAAACAACTGGAACGATGAAATTAAAAATCTGCGGGATGACATACGAAGACAACATTCTAGAAGTTGCCAAACTGCAACCTGATTATCTGGGCTTTATATTCTATGAAAAATCCCCTCGATATTTTGATAAAACTATTCCAAAACTTCCCAAAACCATTAAAAAAGTGGGGGTTTTTGTCAATGATAACTTAGACAACATCAAAACCAAAATAAAAACACACGATTTACAAGTTGTACAATTGCACGGTCAAGAATCTCCAGAATTTTGCAACAAATTAAACCAAACTGATATTGAAATCATAAAAGTATTTTCAATTAAGGACACCTTTAATTTTGATAAGCTGAAACCTTATGAGCCTTATGTAAATTTCTTCCTTTTTGACACCAAGGGAAAGCTTCCTGGTGGGAACGGTTATGTTTTCAATTGGGATATTTTAAAAAACTATACTGCAACAACGCCTTATTTTTTAAGTGGCGGTATTGGATTGGACAGCATTGAAAACCTCAACAGTTTTTTTAAGACATCGGCTTCAAAACAATGTCACGCCGTGGATGTCAACAGTAAATTTGAAATTAAACCAGGGTTAAAAAACGGCAAATCATTAACTGAATTTAAATCTCTATTATGAGTTACAACATAGATAACAACGGCTTTTACGGCAAATTTGGCGGTGCTTACATTCCTGAAATGTTATACCCAAACGTTGAGGAGCTTCGCCAGAATTACCTCAATATTATGGCTGAAACCGATTTTCAAAAGGAATTTCAGCAACTCTTAAAAGATTATGTTGGCAGACCTTCGCCTTTATATTTTGCCAAACGCTTATCAAAAAAGTACAATACCAAAATTTATTTAAAGCGTGAAGACTTAAATCATACTGGTGCGCATAAAATAAACAATACCATCGGACAAATATTAATGGCAAAACGCTTGGGCAAAACACGCATTATTGCTGAAACTGGTGCGGGACAACACGGTGTTGCAACAGCAACAGTTTGCGCGCTTATGGGTATTAAATGTGTGGTTTATATGGGGGAAATAGACATCAACCGACAGGCACCAAATGTCGCCCGTATGAAAATGCTAGGTGCTACGGTCGTCCCGGCAACTTCGGGAAGCAAAACCTTAAAAGATGCGACCAATGAAGCCATCAGGGACTGGATAAACAATCCTACGGATACGCATTACATTATTGGAAGCGTGGTTGGCCCTCACCCCTATCCTGATATGGTGGCACGTTTTCAAAGTGTGATTTCCGAAGAAATACAAAAGCAATTATTAGAACACGAAAACAGTAGTAACCCAGATTATGTTATCGCCTGTGTTGGTGGCGGCAGCAATGCAGCTGGCGCTTTTTATCATTTTTTGGATGATACCAATATAAAACTTATTGCTGCGGAAGCTGCTGGTCACGGTGTAGATTCTGGTGAAAGTGCTGCAACATCCGCTTTAGGTCGTGAAGGCATTATTCACGGTAGCAAAACCCTGCTTATGCAATCAACTGATGGCCAGATTACCGAGCCCTACTCCATTTCGGCTGGTTTGGATTATCCTGGTGTTGGCCCAATGCATGCTCATTTGTATGACTCTGGTCGCGCAGAGTTTATCTCGGTAACTGATGATGACGCTATGAAATCTGGACTAGAACTTTGCCAATCGGAAGGTATAATTCCTGCCATTGAAAGTGCTCACGCCCTGGCTGTTTTCAGCAAAAAACAATTTAAACCCAATGATGTTGTCGTACTTTGCCTTTCGGGACGCGGCGACAAGGATTTAGACAATTACATTAATTATTTCAATGTTTAAATGAGATAAAAATGAATAGAATTAACAAAGCTCTACAGAGCGACAAAAAACTACTTTCCATATATTTCACAGCAGGTTATCCTGAATTAAAAAACACAACAACCATTCTTGAAAACCTTGAACAATCGGGTATTGATATGGTTGAAATAGGTTTGCCATTTAGCGATCCATTAGCCGATGGGCCAACTATACAAGCGAGTTCTACACAAGCTTTAAAAAATGGTATGACCACCGAAGTGTTATTCGAACAGTTAGAAAATATTAGAAAAACCGTATCTATTCCCTTGATCATTATGGGTTATTTTAATCCTATTTTGCAATTTGGTGTTGAGGCATTTTGCAAACAATGTCAAGCCATTGGGATTGATGGTCTGATTATTCCAGATTTACCGGTTGATGTTTACCAAAATGAATACCAAACCATTTTTGAACGTTATGGCCTAATTAATGTGTTTTTAATCACACCACAAACTTCTGAAGAACGTATTCGTTATATTGACTCAGTTTCCAACGGATTTATTTATATGGTAAGCTCGGCAGCGACAACTGGAAAAACATCGGGCTTTGGAGATGAACAAATGGCATATTTTAATAGGATTTCGGCATTACAACTCAACACGCCTCGAATTGTTGGGTTTGGCATTAAGGACAACGCCACTTTTAAACAGGCGACTACTTACGCCAAAGGTGCCATAATTGGAAGTGCTTTTATAAAGCATTTAAATAAGTTTGGTATTAAAAAAATAGATACTTTTATAAAAACTATAAGAGACTAAACACATGTTTAAAGAGAAAAATTTCATCTTCTTATTTATTACGTTATTAGCCTTAGAACTTCTTTGTTCAAGTATATCGGAACTGAACTCTTTTCGCTATATTACCAAACCACTAATTCTATTATCATTAATTATTTTTTTTAAGAAAAATAATTCTCACTTAGATAAGAGTGTACAAAATCTAACATTATTAGCTTTAGCTTTTTCGTTATTAGGAGACATTTTTTTGTTATTCCCGGATGTATCTCCTCATTTTTTCACACTTGGCTTAGCGGCCTTTTTAATAGCACATATTATGTATGTTTTAGTGTTTTCCAAAAGGGCGAAACCACTCTTTAAAGCCTGGTTTTTTATAATTGTTTTACTAGGTTATGCGGCATTTTTGTTTACTAAATTAGAAAGTGGACTAGGTAATATGCTAATTCCTGTTATTATTTATATGGTTGTTATTTTAAGTATGGCAGCAGCAGCTTTCTTAAGATATAATAAAGTTGTTAAAACTAGTTTTACACTGGTTTTTATAGGCGCACTTCTTTTTTTGACTTCAGATAGTATTCTTGCTTTAAACAAATTTCACAAGCCTATTACTTTTGCTAATATTAGTATTATGCTTACTTACGGTTTGGCTCAGCTTTTAATTGTTTTGGGAATTTTAAAACAAAAAAATGATTAAAACTGTAACAACTTAAGAAGTTAGTATACAAATACATTAAACACCAACCACAAATATTTGAGCAAGTCTTTAGAACATAGTTTTGTTGAATTACTAGAAAAGCATCAAAATATCGTGCATAAAGTTTGTAGGCTTTATACCAATAATCAAGCAGCACATAACGATCTTTTTCAAGAAGTAACCATACAACTTTGGAAAGCTTACCCAAAGTTTCGTGGTGATTCCAAATTTAGCACATGGATGTATCGTGTGGCTCTTAACACCGCCATAACACTATATAGAAAATCGACAAGACGCGTAAAGACACAAGAATTTGATACGGTTCAATTTAAAATAAAAGCTGAGGAGTATGATCGTACCGAAGAAGAACAGCTTAAGCTTATGTATCAAGCTATTCACGAGCTTAACGATATTGAAAAAGCGTTAGTACTCCTTTATTTGGAAGATAAGAATTACAGCGAAATTAGTGAGACTTTAGGAATTACCGAAGTTAATGCAAGAGTGAAAATGAATCGTGTAAAAAAGAAATTAAAAACCATATTAAATCCGTGAGATTATGGATGAATTGGAATTATTAAAAAAAGACTGGCAGAAAAACGACGAAAGATACCCTAAACTATCTTACGACGAGATATATAGAATGATTCTTAAGCGGTCATCCTCTATTGTAAAATGGATTTTTATTATAAGTCTGTTAGAGTTTATTTTTTGGACTGTTATTTCCTTTTTCCTAAAGGATAATGAAGGTATGAAGCGTTTTCAGGAACTTGATTCCGATATGGTTATGATTCCTCTCGCTGTTATTGGGTATGGTATTTTAGCCTATTTCTTTTACTTATTCTTTAGGAACTACAAGCGCATCTCGGCTACCGATAGCGCCAAAGTACTCATGGAAAATATTTTAAAAACCAGAAAAACGGTAAAACAGTATGTTGCGTTTAATTTAATTTACCTTGTGGTTTCAGTAATAGTTGTATTGTGTGTTGAATTTAAAATGGACAGCCAACTAATCTCTCAAGTAAATGAAGCCGCCACTAATGGAGAAGTTTTTAAATTTTATGCTGGAATAGTAATTGCAACCTTTTTATTACTAGCCTTAGTTATTGGAGTTCTCCTCCTATTTTATTGGTTGATTTATGGTATTCTATTAAAACGATTAAATAAGAATTACAAAGAACTAAAACGTTTGGAAGCTTAAAAAATCACCACTCACGTTGTTTATTAAGTTTTTCTTGTTCTTCTAAAACATCCTGCGGTATCACCTTTAAGAATGACGAGTGTTGCTCTATAGCATATTCTATTTTCTCTACAATTTCGGCAACAGATTCATTCTCATAATCTATATCTAAAGGAGTTTTAATTTCCATAGATTGAAGAATATTTTTCTTCTTAATACGCAGTCCTTTTTTATCGAAAGAACGTCTAAAACCATCTATTACAATAGGCACAACAATTGGTTTGTATTGTTTTATAATATGTGCTGTACCACGTCTAATGGGCTTAAAAGGGGTTGTCGTACCTTGCGGAAAGGTAATTACCCAACCATCATCTAGAGCCTTTTTTATGTTAGTAATATCGCTCATTTTCACTTGGCGTTTGACTTCTTTTCCGGCAGAACGCCAAGTTCTCTCTATAGGAATGGCACCAGCATAAGCTAATATTTTAGGTAAGAAACCTGCTCTCATAGTTTCTTTAGCAGCCACATAATAAATATTTAGTTTAGGTTTCCACAAATAACTAATATTTTTTATGCTATCGTCACGATTACTTAAACTCGCATTAAACACATGAAACATAGCCACTACATCGGCAAAATAGGTTTGATGGTTAGAAATAAAAAGCACATTGGTTTCTGGGAGATTTCTTAACACATCAGAGCCTTCAATTTGTAATTCATTGAATCCTCGAAATCGCCTATGACTTATGGCTCCCATTATTCTAATGAGCCATTTTTTTAAAAAAGTATGTGTCCAAAAGGATTTTTCTTAAATAATCCCATAAAATTTGTTAGAAATTAAACAGAACTACAAAAATAATAAATCTTCACGTTTATAAGACCTCATTTAACAAGTCTTTTATTTCACTTAGCATCATTGCTGTCGCTCCCCAAACCACATAACCATTTAATTTAAAAGCTGGAACAACAACATCTTTTTTATACGATGTTGTCACTTTCTTGTTAATCACATTTTTAGGGTTTAAAAAATCTGCTAATGTTACATGAATTATCTCTTCTACTTCTTCATCTTGTTTAGAAAAAACAGGCGTTTTTTTGGTGTAGCCAATAAACGGATATACAAAAAAA carries:
- a CDS encoding sigma-70 family RNA polymerase sigma factor — its product is MSKSLEHSFVELLEKHQNIVHKVCRLYTNNQAAHNDLFQEVTIQLWKAYPKFRGDSKFSTWMYRVALNTAITLYRKSTRRVKTQEFDTVQFKIKAEEYDRTEEEQLKLMYQAIHELNDIEKALVLLYLEDKNYSEISETLGITEVNARVKMNRVKKKLKTILNP
- the trpA gene encoding tryptophan synthase subunit alpha, translated to MNRINKALQSDKKLLSIYFTAGYPELKNTTTILENLEQSGIDMVEIGLPFSDPLADGPTIQASSTQALKNGMTTEVLFEQLENIRKTVSIPLIIMGYFNPILQFGVEAFCKQCQAIGIDGLIIPDLPVDVYQNEYQTIFERYGLINVFLITPQTSEERIRYIDSVSNGFIYMVSSAATTGKTSGFGDEQMAYFNRISALQLNTPRIVGFGIKDNATFKQATTYAKGAIIGSAFIKHLNKFGIKKIDTFIKTIRD
- a CDS encoding phosphoribosylanthranilate isomerase, giving the protein MKLKICGMTYEDNILEVAKLQPDYLGFIFYEKSPRYFDKTIPKLPKTIKKVGVFVNDNLDNIKTKIKTHDLQVVQLHGQESPEFCNKLNQTDIEIIKVFSIKDTFNFDKLKPYEPYVNFFLFDTKGKLPGGNGYVFNWDILKNYTATTPYFLSGGIGLDSIENLNSFFKTSASKQCHAVDVNSKFEIKPGLKNGKSLTEFKSLL
- the trpB gene encoding tryptophan synthase subunit beta, with translation MSYNIDNNGFYGKFGGAYIPEMLYPNVEELRQNYLNIMAETDFQKEFQQLLKDYVGRPSPLYFAKRLSKKYNTKIYLKREDLNHTGAHKINNTIGQILMAKRLGKTRIIAETGAGQHGVATATVCALMGIKCVVYMGEIDINRQAPNVARMKMLGATVVPATSGSKTLKDATNEAIRDWINNPTDTHYIIGSVVGPHPYPDMVARFQSVISEEIQKQLLEHENSSNPDYVIACVGGGSNAAGAFYHFLDDTNIKLIAAEAAGHGVDSGESAATSALGREGIIHGSKTLLMQSTDGQITEPYSISAGLDYPGVGPMHAHLYDSGRAEFISVTDDDAMKSGLELCQSEGIIPAIESAHALAVFSKKQFKPNDVVVLCLSGRGDKDLDNYINYFNV
- a CDS encoding lysoplasmalogenase encodes the protein MFKEKNFIFLFITLLALELLCSSISELNSFRYITKPLILLSLIIFFKKNNSHLDKSVQNLTLLALAFSLLGDIFLLFPDVSPHFFTLGLAAFLIAHIMYVLVFSKRAKPLFKAWFFIIVLLGYAAFLFTKLESGLGNMLIPVIIYMVVILSMAAAAFLRYNKVVKTSFTLVFIGALLFLTSDSILALNKFHKPITFANISIMLTYGLAQLLIVLGILKQKND
- the trpC gene encoding indole-3-glycerol phosphate synthase TrpC, with the translated sequence MNILDQIVTDKRQEIALKKALIPVSQLEQSVLFERNTTSLSKRLKNSHSGIIAEHKRRSPSKSVINQSLNVQAVAKGYENAGVCGMSVLTDGKYFGGSLDDLTLVRASCNLPLLRKEFIIDEYQILEAKAYGADAILLIAAILTRDEIKQFSEIAKQLSLEVLLEIHNEEELNKSIMPSLDMLGVNNRNLKTFEVNLETSKTLSAQIPNDFVKVSESGISSVKAIKTLKPFGYKGFLIGENFMKTDNPGNSAVQFIKQLER